In Planctomycetia bacterium, one DNA window encodes the following:
- a CDS encoding PEP-CTERM sorting domain-containing protein: MATASVASAQLLTQMGPMQANKADAPAGQDYSQLDNPEAGLICNFNVAGIQSWDAYQDPDNTIVILDVAACVGLASGTPIAMNGIGWDVTLTALGGSWQSELRVYFDDNINPDGSGLFLRPGAGTNTPGTGTFSNPVIKLPDVQIPIIPLPNGMLRLDFHESFDDVNNQVDGTWDSGFLRIQVTPEPSTLALLGLGALGLIRRRR, encoded by the coding sequence ATGGCCACGGCCAGCGTCGCCTCTGCTCAATTGCTGACGCAGATGGGACCGATGCAGGCGAACAAGGCTGATGCTCCTGCCGGCCAGGATTACAGCCAGTTGGACAACCCGGAGGCCGGCTTGATCTGCAACTTCAACGTCGCGGGCATCCAGAGCTGGGATGCCTATCAGGATCCGGACAACACGATCGTCATTCTGGACGTTGCCGCGTGCGTCGGTCTTGCGTCGGGTACCCCCATTGCCATGAACGGCATTGGCTGGGACGTCACGCTGACGGCTCTCGGCGGCAGCTGGCAGAGCGAACTGCGCGTCTATTTTGATGACAACATCAATCCGGACGGCTCGGGTCTCTTCCTGCGACCCGGTGCGGGCACAAACACGCCCGGCACCGGCACGTTCTCGAACCCGGTCATCAAGCTGCCGGACGTCCAGATTCCGATCATTCCGTTGCCCAACGGAATGCTCCGCCTGGACTTCCACGAGAGCTTCGACGACGTGAACAACCAGGTTGACGGCACGTGGGACAGCGGCTTCCTGCGGATCCAGGTCACGCCGGAACCCTCGACGCTCGCTCTGCTCGGTCTGGGCGCTCTCGGCCTCATTCGCCGCCGACGCTAA
- the lpxD gene encoding UDP-3-O-(3-hydroxymyristoyl)glucosamine N-acyltransferase, with translation MFDIPPDASLAFNPPDHGGDDARMRQTLQALADALTKLNMPATVEGDAARMVRGVATLEEAGPDEISFLSNAKYEKMLGTTKAGAVIVSNDQAAPPGLALLRTKDPYAAMCAVVVHLHGYRRHPFAIGESRGIDPRAVIHPSAKLGENANVFHGVTIGADVTIGRNATIYPGCFIGPGCRIGDDCTLYSNVVIYEGCILGHRVAIHANSTIGEDGLGYAPHGGKWIKIPQIGVVEIGDDVEIGANCSIDRATLGRTFIGAGTKFSNQIAIGHGTKIGQHCMFVAQVGLAGSVIVGNNVTMAGKAGVAGHLSIGDNVQVAAMAGVMNDVPSDTSVAGAPAFNRKEVLRSWAVFGKLPDLVKQVKELEAEVERLRKQLPG, from the coding sequence ATGTTTGACATTCCGCCGGATGCGTCGTTAGCATTCAACCCGCCGGACCACGGAGGGGACGACGCGCGCATGAGACAAACACTCCAGGCACTGGCTGACGCACTGACCAAGCTGAACATGCCGGCGACGGTCGAGGGCGACGCCGCGCGGATGGTGCGCGGGGTGGCGACGTTGGAAGAGGCCGGGCCGGACGAAATCAGCTTCCTGTCCAACGCCAAGTACGAAAAGATGCTCGGCACGACGAAGGCCGGTGCGGTGATCGTGTCGAACGACCAGGCTGCGCCGCCGGGGTTGGCGCTGCTGCGCACGAAGGATCCGTACGCGGCGATGTGTGCGGTCGTGGTTCACCTGCACGGCTATCGTCGGCATCCGTTTGCAATTGGCGAAAGCCGGGGGATCGACCCGCGGGCCGTCATTCATCCCAGCGCGAAGCTCGGCGAGAACGCCAACGTCTTTCACGGTGTGACGATCGGCGCAGACGTCACCATTGGCCGCAACGCGACGATTTACCCCGGCTGTTTCATCGGCCCCGGCTGCCGGATCGGCGACGACTGCACGTTGTATTCAAATGTCGTGATCTACGAGGGCTGCATCCTCGGCCATCGCGTGGCGATTCACGCCAATTCAACGATCGGCGAGGACGGCCTCGGATACGCACCGCACGGCGGCAAATGGATCAAGATTCCGCAGATCGGCGTCGTGGAGATCGGCGACGACGTGGAGATCGGCGCGAATTGCTCGATCGACCGCGCGACGCTGGGGCGGACTTTCATCGGCGCCGGCACGAAGTTCAGCAATCAGATCGCCATTGGCCACGGCACGAAGATCGGTCAGCACTGCATGTTCGTGGCGCAGGTGGGGCTGGCCGGCAGCGTGATCGTGGGCAACAACGTGACGATGGCGGGCAAGGCGGGCGTGGCGGGGCACTTGAGCATCGGCGACAACGTGCAGGTCGCGGCGATGGCGGGCGTGATGAACGACGTGCCGAGCGACACGTCCGTGGCCGGCGCGCCGGCGTTCAATCGCAAGGAAGTGTTGCGATCGTGGGCGGTCTTCGGCAAGCTGCCGGACCTGGTGAAGCAAGTCAAAGAATTGGAAGCGGAAGTCGAGCGGTTGCGCAAGCAGCTCCCAGGATAG
- the xerD gene encoding site-specific tyrosine recombinase XerD: protein MSEALAVGYPIAPKTPVSPSAWTGHLTRFINYLVTECGLAANTIEAYQRDLRAFIAELDVQCVARPEDLRLQAVRAFLVRLGERKLALSSIARHLVSVKMFLRYLHMTGTLREDLSALLETPRKWQTLPDTLHRSQVEALLAAPQPGEPFFARDRAILEVLYATGMRVSELAGLKIRDLNLGVGYVRVFGKGGRERIVPLGGHAIESVRQYLRGLRSVLTESTDADGALFVTRTGKPMDRTNIWRLVNRCSLAAGLPAPVGPHTLRHCFATHMLEGGADLRVVQELLGHADVATTQIYTHVDKNRLKSIHQKFHPRQ, encoded by the coding sequence GTGAGCGAAGCCCTGGCCGTCGGTTATCCCATCGCTCCCAAGACCCCCGTCTCACCATCCGCCTGGACCGGCCATCTCACCCGTTTCATCAATTATCTCGTCACGGAGTGCGGCCTCGCCGCCAACACGATCGAGGCGTACCAGCGCGATCTGCGCGCGTTCATCGCCGAGTTGGACGTGCAGTGCGTGGCGCGGCCCGAAGACCTGCGCCTGCAAGCGGTTCGCGCGTTTCTCGTGCGACTTGGCGAGCGAAAACTGGCGCTCTCCAGCATCGCGCGGCACCTGGTCTCGGTCAAAATGTTCCTCCGCTACCTGCACATGACCGGGACGCTGCGAGAAGACCTCAGCGCGCTGCTGGAGACGCCTCGCAAATGGCAGACGCTGCCCGACACGCTGCACCGATCGCAGGTCGAGGCGCTGCTGGCCGCACCGCAGCCGGGCGAGCCGTTCTTCGCGCGCGATCGCGCCATCCTCGAAGTGCTGTACGCCACGGGCATGCGGGTGTCGGAACTCGCCGGCCTGAAAATCCGTGACTTGAATCTTGGCGTCGGGTACGTCCGCGTCTTCGGCAAGGGCGGGCGCGAGCGCATCGTGCCGCTCGGCGGGCACGCCATCGAATCGGTCCGCCAATACCTGCGCGGTCTGCGGAGCGTCCTCACCGAATCCACCGATGCCGACGGCGCGCTCTTCGTCACGCGCACCGGCAAACCGATGGATCGCACGAACATCTGGCGGCTCGTGAATCGCTGCTCGCTGGCGGCCGGCCTGCCCGCGCCGGTCGGCCCGCACACCCTGCGACACTGCTTCGCCACGCACATGCTCGAGGGCGGCGCCGATCTGCGCGTCGTGCAGGAGCTGCTGGGCCATGCCGACGTGGCGACGACTCAAATCTATACCCACGTCGATAAAAACCGCCTGAAATCCATCCACCAGAAGTTTCACCCGCGGCAGTAA
- a CDS encoding DnaJ domain-containing protein — MSKRDYYEVLGLSRGANEAEIKRAYRRLAKQYHPDQNKQSKDAEARFKEVQEAYDVLSDATKRARYDQFGHGGVDPRAGGGSVWSTTDGEPVDLSDFADIFNFAGRSVGGRGSGIGSIFEQMFSGHDGGSPFEEAGPMGGRDIEHTVTLSFDQALRGTTLQLELSGGRRSETIEVRIPAGVRSGQRIRVRGKGQPGLGRRAAGDLFVRCEVSPHPYYRREGDDVYLEVPVSIVEAALGAKVDLPTPDGPRTVTIPPGTSSGAKLRLAGLGMPNPKGAGRGDFYAVVKIVAPASLTPLQRESLQALAESGLGNPRSGLWAGML, encoded by the coding sequence ATGTCCAAACGAGATTACTACGAGGTCCTGGGCCTTTCGCGCGGGGCGAACGAGGCGGAGATCAAGCGGGCCTATCGCAGGCTGGCCAAGCAGTACCATCCTGATCAGAACAAGCAGAGCAAGGACGCCGAAGCGCGCTTCAAGGAGGTGCAGGAGGCGTACGACGTGCTGTCCGATGCGACCAAGCGCGCGCGGTACGACCAGTTCGGCCATGGTGGCGTTGATCCGCGTGCGGGAGGAGGGAGCGTGTGGAGTACGACGGATGGGGAGCCGGTGGATTTGTCGGATTTCGCGGACATTTTTAATTTCGCTGGCCGGTCGGTCGGTGGGCGCGGGAGCGGGATCGGTTCGATCTTCGAGCAGATGTTCAGCGGGCACGATGGCGGATCGCCTTTCGAAGAGGCGGGGCCCATGGGCGGTCGCGACATCGAGCACACGGTGACCTTGAGCTTTGACCAGGCGCTGCGTGGCACAACGTTGCAACTGGAGTTGAGCGGCGGTCGGCGAAGCGAGACGATTGAGGTACGGATCCCGGCGGGCGTTCGGTCAGGTCAGCGGATTCGGGTGCGCGGGAAGGGTCAGCCTGGCTTGGGCCGTCGCGCGGCGGGGGATTTGTTCGTGCGGTGCGAGGTGTCGCCGCACCCGTATTATCGTCGTGAGGGGGACGACGTCTATCTGGAAGTTCCGGTGTCCATCGTCGAGGCGGCGCTGGGGGCGAAGGTGGATCTGCCGACGCCCGATGGTCCGCGGACGGTGACGATTCCGCCTGGGACCAGCAGCGGGGCGAAGCTGCGGCTCGCGGGGCTGGGGATGCCGAATCCAAAGGGCGCGGGGCGGGGTGATTTTTATGCAGTTGTCAAGATTGTCGCGCCGGCGTCGCTGACGCCGCTTCAGCGTGAATCGTTGCAGGCGCTGGCGGAGAGCGGGCTGGGCAATCCGCGTTCGGGCCTGTGGGCGGGAATGCTTTGA
- a CDS encoding carbon-nitrogen hydrolase family protein has translation MKVACGQMRAVTINDAASVWPIVERHAEQAHQAGADLLVLPETTYPAYWLESVERYLREDIERSAAVLTRFGQIARRHAMWLVAGFVEEREGKLHNSAAVFDRRGELIHIARKSFLWDCDNRWFEPGWQIAAFDSEFGRMGVLICADCRAPEVAATLVSDGARILLLPTAWVNAGPRGIYRNVHPEFLVRARAMEFGVPIVCCSKSGAEADKLEYVGQSRVVDARGETLATAPAEGDPLIVADVSPGRPRPPHPSESDMSRLFAPPAAVPIDRHGTQVEVNPAGAIDAVMTKLVNAGGRMAILESADAESFVRARCEAMQGASILWFDGPPVDEALLRARAAENRVFVVAADERIRLMVSPDGGIAWREASENSKTADAPVQLNLADAEVKLYTPSTNLWIQRRVACYRLGRPPEPETIACTSGSPARPA, from the coding sequence ATGAAAGTCGCATGCGGGCAGATGCGCGCCGTCACGATCAATGATGCGGCGTCGGTCTGGCCGATCGTCGAGCGCCACGCCGAACAGGCCCATCAGGCCGGCGCGGACTTGCTCGTGTTGCCCGAGACGACGTACCCCGCCTATTGGCTTGAATCGGTCGAGCGGTACCTGCGCGAGGACATCGAACGATCTGCCGCCGTCCTGACGCGCTTCGGGCAAATCGCCCGGCGTCACGCGATGTGGCTGGTCGCAGGCTTTGTCGAAGAACGCGAGGGCAAACTGCACAACAGTGCCGCCGTGTTCGATCGGCGCGGCGAGCTGATCCACATCGCCCGCAAGAGTTTTCTCTGGGATTGCGACAACCGCTGGTTTGAGCCGGGCTGGCAGATCGCGGCCTTCGACTCCGAGTTCGGTCGAATGGGCGTGCTGATTTGCGCCGATTGCCGCGCGCCGGAAGTGGCGGCCACGCTCGTGTCCGACGGCGCGCGCATCCTGCTGCTGCCGACGGCCTGGGTCAACGCCGGCCCGCGCGGAATCTATCGCAACGTTCATCCCGAGTTTCTTGTCCGCGCCCGCGCGATGGAGTTCGGCGTGCCGATCGTCTGTTGCAGCAAGAGCGGCGCCGAGGCGGACAAGCTGGAGTACGTCGGGCAAAGTCGCGTCGTGGATGCCAGGGGCGAGACCCTCGCGACCGCGCCGGCGGAAGGCGATCCACTGATTGTCGCCGACGTGTCGCCAGGCCGACCGCGCCCCCCGCACCCGTCGGAAAGCGACATGAGTCGATTATTCGCGCCACCGGCGGCGGTCCCGATCGATCGCCATGGAACGCAGGTAGAAGTGAACCCCGCCGGGGCGATCGACGCCGTGATGACCAAACTCGTGAACGCCGGCGGCCGCATGGCGATCCTGGAAAGCGCCGATGCCGAATCATTTGTGCGTGCTCGGTGCGAGGCCATGCAGGGCGCGTCGATTCTGTGGTTTGACGGTCCGCCGGTTGATGAAGCGCTGCTTCGTGCCCGCGCGGCGGAGAACCGCGTCTTCGTCGTCGCTGCCGACGAGCGGATTCGACTGATGGTTTCGCCCGACGGCGGCATTGCCTGGCGCGAGGCATCGGAGAACTCGAAAACTGCCGACGCGCCGGTGCAACTCAATCTCGCCGACGCCGAGGTCAAGCTCTACACACCGTCAACGAATCTCTGGATACAGCGCCGCGTGGCGTGCTATCGGCTCGGCAGACCGCCGGAGCCGGAAACCATCGCTTGCACATCCGGTTCGCCGGCGCGCCCCGCGTGA
- a CDS encoding CAAX prenyl protease-related protein — protein MSSTANANGSEQRHWVDRLVRVEPRAPWMVPYLAYLFFFMLTDLFPKQLGHVAIVLHTLAALYVAWLFRRHLPSLGRPHMLTSLVVGVGAAWLWVAGQHWLDGVTVGGMNLGGQFPLFNKMTFLFPSGGEPANPHADYGDGAAFWAHVVLKITRACTAVPIVEELFWRGFILRAFVKWERFDEVPLGTFTWFSFLGSSVLSILQHPNNWGVSVACWMLFNAVFIWRRSLMCLILTHAITNLVLYVYVVQSGDWRFW, from the coding sequence ATGAGTTCAACCGCCAACGCGAACGGGTCGGAGCAACGTCACTGGGTGGATCGCCTGGTCCGCGTCGAGCCGCGCGCTCCGTGGATGGTGCCGTACCTCGCCTACCTGTTCTTCTTCATGCTCACCGACCTGTTCCCGAAACAGCTCGGGCATGTTGCCATCGTTCTGCACACACTCGCGGCCCTGTACGTCGCGTGGTTGTTTCGCCGGCATCTCCCGTCGCTGGGGCGACCGCACATGCTGACGTCGCTGGTCGTGGGGGTCGGCGCCGCGTGGCTTTGGGTGGCGGGGCAGCACTGGCTCGACGGCGTCACGGTCGGGGGAATGAATCTCGGCGGTCAGTTCCCGCTGTTCAACAAGATGACCTTTCTGTTTCCCTCGGGCGGCGAGCCGGCCAACCCGCACGCCGATTACGGCGACGGGGCGGCGTTCTGGGCGCACGTCGTGTTGAAGATCACGCGCGCCTGCACGGCGGTGCCGATCGTGGAGGAGCTATTCTGGCGCGGGTTCATCCTGCGCGCGTTCGTGAAGTGGGAGCGGTTTGACGAGGTGCCGCTGGGGACGTTCACCTGGTTCTCGTTCCTCGGCAGCTCGGTGCTGTCGATCCTGCAACATCCGAACAACTGGGGCGTGAGCGTCGCCTGCTGGATGCTCTTCAACGCCGTGTTCATCTGGCGGCGCAGCCTGATGTGCCTGATTCTCACGCACGCGATCACGAATCTTGTGTTGTATGTCTATGTGGTGCAGTCGGGCGATTGGCGGTTCTGGTGA
- a CDS encoding HAMP domain-containing histidine kinase, which translates to MSLARATGKKAWTAIAVIWLLVCGGLGWATDAAIQLERFEARAEQAREDEAAIKLALARLERSVAVVLERENSRPYEHFRPYYNLAHPLHAGDLTELRQPVKLASPLRTLPEAPSWLLLHFQASELQGWSSPQLEAGDAAAPAAGVFPAADRERLSTAENWLASLKENYSPSALQHLLEESLSFYAAINRYGDMTQAPPADDGRGLQRDSSQFVRRGERLLEMTRQMGETCEPETVALDNLQAGESLRGVDPADDCVPLLRTPMIPVWLDITRDGRLQLALVRSMSVQTSQFCTLQGVLLDWERMHTHLENMIAERLPGARLVPLRPGATLTPAILGTMMQNIPAWLEIPPRPAPPVVLSSGLRTGLTIAWLTTFAALVGITYGTLKFVSLTERRMQFVAAVTHELRTPLTSFQLYSDLLRDMPEENADLRRQYADALQQESRRLARLVENVLAYARVQDRQAALNVSDMSPSQVLELAATCGKPIAAKHNKSLVLENRCPPDVRLRTDAEFVLQILLNLIENACKYSAGAADRRVWITASADSDRTVRFEVEDAGEGVRPRDRKLIFRPFRRSDAAAGTTGGIGLGLALSRHWAQTLGGSLTLQRSSRNGAALSCFALRIPIHR; encoded by the coding sequence GTGAGTCTGGCCCGCGCGACCGGCAAAAAGGCCTGGACGGCGATTGCCGTGATCTGGCTGCTGGTCTGCGGCGGACTGGGCTGGGCGACGGACGCGGCGATTCAACTGGAGCGTTTCGAGGCCCGCGCCGAACAGGCCCGCGAGGACGAGGCTGCCATAAAACTGGCACTTGCCCGCCTCGAGCGCAGCGTCGCCGTCGTGCTGGAGCGCGAGAACTCCCGGCCCTACGAGCACTTTCGCCCCTATTACAACCTCGCGCACCCCCTGCACGCGGGCGATCTCACCGAACTGCGCCAGCCGGTCAAGCTCGCCTCGCCGCTCCGCACCCTGCCCGAAGCGCCAAGCTGGCTGCTGCTGCACTTTCAGGCGTCCGAGTTGCAGGGCTGGAGCTCGCCCCAGCTCGAAGCCGGCGACGCCGCCGCCCCCGCTGCCGGCGTCTTTCCCGCCGCGGATCGCGAGCGCCTGTCCACCGCGGAAAACTGGCTCGCCTCGCTCAAGGAGAACTACTCCCCCTCGGCGCTGCAACACCTGCTGGAAGAATCGCTGTCGTTCTACGCCGCCATCAATCGCTACGGCGACATGACGCAGGCACCGCCCGCCGACGACGGGCGCGGTCTGCAACGCGATTCTAGTCAATTTGTCCGCCGCGGCGAGCGATTGCTCGAGATGACCCGCCAGATGGGCGAAACCTGCGAACCGGAGACCGTCGCCCTGGACAATCTCCAGGCCGGTGAAAGCCTGCGCGGCGTCGACCCGGCCGATGATTGCGTTCCGCTCCTGCGCACCCCGATGATTCCCGTCTGGCTGGACATCACGCGCGACGGGAGACTGCAACTCGCCCTGGTCCGCTCGATGAGCGTGCAGACCAGTCAGTTCTGCACGCTTCAGGGCGTGTTGCTCGACTGGGAGCGCATGCATACGCACCTGGAAAACATGATCGCCGAACGGCTGCCCGGCGCGCGGCTTGTTCCGCTTCGCCCGGGCGCAACGCTGACGCCGGCCATCCTCGGCACCATGATGCAGAACATTCCCGCATGGCTGGAGATTCCGCCGCGCCCCGCGCCGCCTGTTGTCTTGTCCAGCGGCTTGCGCACCGGCCTGACCATTGCCTGGCTGACAACGTTCGCGGCACTGGTGGGCATCACCTACGGCACGCTCAAGTTCGTCTCATTGACCGAGCGGCGCATGCAGTTTGTCGCCGCCGTCACGCACGAGCTGCGAACGCCGCTCACGTCCTTCCAGCTTTACAGCGACCTGCTGCGCGACATGCCCGAGGAGAACGCCGATCTTCGCCGGCAATACGCCGATGCGCTCCAGCAGGAGTCCCGCCGGCTGGCGCGCCTGGTGGAGAACGTGCTGGCCTACGCCCGCGTCCAGGACCGCCAAGCCGCGCTGAATGTCAGCGATATGTCACCTTCCCAGGTGCTCGAGCTGGCCGCCACCTGCGGGAAACCCATCGCGGCGAAACACAACAAGTCGCTGGTGCTGGAGAACCGCTGCCCACCGGACGTGCGGCTTCGGACCGACGCCGAATTCGTCCTGCAAATCCTGCTCAATCTCATCGAGAACGCCTGCAAGTACAGCGCCGGCGCCGCCGACCGCCGCGTCTGGATCACCGCATCCGCCGACAGCGATCGGACCGTGCGATTCGAGGTCGAGGACGCCGGCGAAGGCGTGCGACCACGGGATCGAAAACTGATCTTCCGTCCGTTTCGCCGCAGCGACGCGGCCGCCGGCACCACGGGCGGCATCGGTCTGGGGCTGGCCCTTTCGCGCCACTGGGCCCAAACGCTCGGCGGCAGCCTGACGCTTCAACGCAGCAGCCGAAACGGCGCCGCGCTGTCGTGTTTCGCGCTGCGAATTCCTATCCATCGCTGA
- a CDS encoding isoprenylcysteine carboxylmethyltransferase family protein yields MTTNMENAAPHTPLLIRAWLAAPDWLFRAIGAATFLGYLTLQVPDYFSDFWRVGAYFHFAGGRSLHLPWGRILIDMTFLLIALAFCLRVPPRQRADRPIQIILPFAAAFWPFLPFVVEAAGKWTGAAWLPSYKQFMMDPATWSATRFLVGSGLIILGNALDVWGYGTLLRSCSIVAEARELKVTGPYRIVRHPIYLGQMLAQSGVWLFYAQRHWVWAAFFFCFVAMQLWRSRIEDAVLEQHFGERYARWKARTFWFV; encoded by the coding sequence ATGACGACGAACATGGAAAACGCCGCGCCGCATACACCCCTCCTGATCCGCGCGTGGCTGGCCGCACCGGATTGGCTCTTTCGCGCGATCGGCGCGGCGACCTTTCTCGGCTATCTGACCCTTCAGGTTCCCGACTACTTCAGCGACTTCTGGCGGGTCGGCGCCTATTTCCATTTCGCCGGCGGCCGGTCTTTGCATCTGCCCTGGGGCCGCATCCTGATCGACATGACCTTTCTGCTCATCGCGCTGGCGTTCTGCCTGCGCGTGCCGCCGCGGCAACGCGCCGACCGCCCGATTCAGATCATCCTCCCATTCGCCGCCGCGTTCTGGCCATTCCTGCCATTCGTGGTGGAGGCCGCCGGCAAATGGACCGGCGCAGCATGGCTGCCGAGCTACAAGCAATTCATGATGGATCCGGCGACGTGGTCGGCCACTCGATTCCTGGTCGGCTCGGGGCTGATCATCCTCGGCAACGCGCTGGACGTCTGGGGCTACGGCACGCTTTTGCGCTCGTGCAGCATCGTGGCCGAGGCGCGCGAGCTGAAAGTGACCGGCCCTTATCGAATCGTCCGTCACCCCATCTATCTGGGTCAGATGCTCGCGCAATCGGGCGTGTGGTTGTTCTATGCGCAGCGGCACTGGGTTTGGGCGGCGTTTTTCTTTTGTTTTGTCGCGATGCAGCTCTGGCGATCGCGCATCGAGGACGCGGTGCTGGAGCAACACTTCGGCGAGCGCTACGCCCGCTGGAAAGCCCGGACGTTCTGGTTTGTGTAG
- a CDS encoding sigma-70 family RNA polymerase sigma factor yields the protein MMRVTTKPSDRRALAGWMIPPPYVANEELRGRQVEQRLFANWPGPAEGSGRVTPEEETLLFKQLHYCGYALSKIYRAAHRDPKPSLRKRYALWLHRYHQIRSRLTEGNLGLVYDLIGRTRFENLDREELTSEGMMALLRAVDTFDPWRGFRFSTYACNAILRAFSRAALQDTKRRSKVAGPWDPDFEESDLPEARKADQRALFSERLQRILRLDNAELTDIEKTVLARRFPMEQGRQRQTLEDIGRQMRVSKERVRQIQLGAIAKLRKAIAEDMVLQ from the coding sequence ATGATGAGAGTCACAACGAAGCCTTCGGATCGCCGAGCGTTGGCAGGCTGGATGATTCCCCCGCCCTATGTGGCCAACGAGGAGTTGCGCGGCCGACAGGTTGAGCAGCGGCTCTTCGCCAACTGGCCTGGACCGGCCGAGGGCAGCGGTCGCGTCACGCCCGAGGAGGAGACCCTGCTCTTTAAGCAGCTGCACTACTGCGGCTACGCATTGAGCAAGATCTATCGCGCTGCACACCGAGATCCGAAGCCGTCGCTGCGCAAGCGCTACGCGCTCTGGCTGCATCGCTACCATCAAATCCGATCGCGCCTGACCGAGGGGAACCTCGGCCTCGTGTACGATTTGATCGGTCGCACGCGATTTGAAAATCTCGATCGCGAGGAACTGACCAGCGAAGGGATGATGGCATTGCTCCGCGCGGTCGATACGTTCGACCCGTGGCGCGGTTTCCGCTTCAGCACCTACGCCTGCAACGCGATTCTGCGAGCTTTCTCGCGGGCCGCGCTGCAGGATACCAAGCGTCGCAGCAAGGTCGCCGGTCCGTGGGACCCCGACTTTGAAGAGAGTGATCTGCCCGAAGCCCGCAAGGCCGATCAGCGTGCGCTCTTCAGCGAGCGGCTCCAACGCATTCTGCGCCTGGACAACGCCGAGCTGACCGACATCGAGAAGACCGTGCTCGCACGGCGCTTCCCCATGGAGCAGGGCCGGCAGCGCCAGACGCTCGAAGACATCGGTCGGCAAATGCGCGTCAGCAAGGAGCGCGTCCGACAGATTCAGCTCGGCGCCATCGCCAAGCTCCGCAAGGCCATCGCCGAAGACATGGTCCTGCAATAA
- a CDS encoding response regulator transcription factor, with product MSLATIVVVEDEPAIRAGVVAALRAGGYEPIEAADGEAGLMLARRDGVDLVLLDLMLPKMDGMVVLKELRKTHPTLPVIILTARGGENDRVNGLKLGADDYVVKPFSARELVARVEAVLRRSPERPQLVSRLAIGAGEADLERRELKNGSTCVSLSEMENAILSHLAANPGRAISREELLTRVWGLPGGGVETRTIDMHIARLRAKLDEISGAQGREYIVTVRGKGYMLGDGVRAVAAEGRS from the coding sequence ATGAGCCTTGCAACGATCGTGGTCGTGGAAGATGAACCCGCCATCCGTGCGGGCGTGGTGGCGGCGCTGCGGGCCGGCGGCTATGAGCCGATCGAAGCCGCCGACGGCGAAGCGGGCCTGATGCTGGCGCGGCGCGACGGCGTGGACCTCGTGCTGCTGGACCTGATGCTTCCCAAGATGGACGGCATGGTCGTCTTGAAGGAGCTTCGCAAGACTCACCCGACGCTGCCGGTGATTATCCTCACGGCGCGCGGCGGCGAGAACGACCGCGTAAACGGGTTGAAACTTGGCGCGGACGACTACGTGGTCAAACCGTTCTCGGCGCGGGAGCTGGTGGCCCGGGTGGAGGCGGTGCTGCGCCGCAGCCCGGAGAGGCCGCAGCTTGTTTCGCGCCTGGCGATCGGCGCAGGCGAGGCGGACCTGGAGCGGCGTGAGCTGAAGAACGGTTCGACGTGTGTCTCGCTCTCGGAAATGGAAAACGCGATACTGTCGCACTTGGCGGCCAATCCTGGGCGGGCGATCTCGCGTGAGGAACTGCTGACGCGCGTCTGGGGGTTGCCGGGCGGCGGCGTCGAGACGCGCACCATCGATATGCACATCGCCCGCCTGCGCGCCAAGCTCGATGAGATCAGCGGCGCGCAGGGCCGCGAGTACATCGTCACGGTGCGCGGCAAGGGCTACATGCTGGGCGACGGCGTGCGCGCCGTGGCGGCGGAGGGACGATCGTGA